The following proteins come from a genomic window of Alosa alosa isolate M-15738 ecotype Scorff River chromosome 2, AALO_Geno_1.1, whole genome shotgun sequence:
- the LOC125290910 gene encoding amine sulfotransferase-like: MAQKDYTLLGESLLSYKGAVFALQHFENGIPEALEYLDSLKSFHIRDGDIFIMTFPKSGTIWMQYIVSILHENDHPDLLEKPTYFRVPWLEYLRPAHKIDTRESPRLFCSHLPQHMVPLDLQSNRAKIIYVTRNPKDILVSYFHFSQVLNALETADNLDEMLENFLSGKILGGNWFDHIEGWFNNKDKYDILFVSYEEMKMDLRSVVMKISKFVGKILSDVDIDKVMDRVTFKNMKNDVKANYHNSVQGNVLDSSKGSFMRKGTVGDWKNFLTVAQSERFDQVYKERMKNLPVKVIWDQGAA, from the exons ATGGCACAGAAAGACTACACACTTCTTGGGGAATCCTTGCTCTCATACAAGGGGGCAGTTTTCGCCTTGCAACACTTTGAAAATGGCATACCTGAGGCACTTGAGTACTTGGACAGTTTGAAGAGTTTTCACATAAGAGACGGTGACATCTTCATAATGACATTTCCCAAATCGG GTACAATTTGGATGCAGTACATTGTCTCCATTCTCCATGAGAATGACCATCCTGACCTGTTGGAGAAGCCTACATATTTTCGTGTGCCCTGGCTGGAGTACCTCCGACCGGCTCATAAAATTGACACAAGGGAGTCTCCCAGATTGTTCTGCTCCCATCTGCCACAGCACATGGTTCCCCTGGATCTACAGAGCAACAGAGCCAAA ATTATTTATGTTACGAGGAACCCCAAAGATATTCTGGTGTCATACTTTCACTTCTCACAAGTGCTTAACGCTTTGGAGACTGCCGACAACCTTGATGAAATGCTGGAAAACTTTCTGAGTGGTAAAA TCTTAGGGGGAAACTGGTTTGATCATATAGAAGGTTGGTTTAACAACAAAGACAAATATGATATCCTGTTTGTGAGCTACGAGGAAATGAAAATG GATCTGAGATCGGTGGTTATGAAGATCAGCAAGTTTGTTGGAAAGATTTTGTCTGATGTGGACATTGACAAGGTCATGGACAGGGTCACTTTTAAGAACATGAAGAATGATGTAAAAGCAAACTATCACAATTCCGTTCAAGGGAACGTGTTGGATTCAAGCAAAGGCAGCTTTATGCGGAAAG GGACCGTTGGGGACTGGAAGAACTTTCTGACGGTGGCGCAGAGCGAGCGCTTTGACCAGGTCTACAAGGAGAGAATGAAGAATCTTCCGGTCAAGGTCATCTGGGACCAAGGAGCTGCATGA